A window of the Nitrosococcus wardiae genome harbors these coding sequences:
- the cas5c gene encoding type I-C CRISPR-associated protein Cas5c, whose translation MNDARKNAVCLRVWGDNACFTRPEMKVERVSYDVMTPSAARGILEAILWKPAIRWQVTRIDVLKPIRWESVRRNEVETVVSTRNVTTAMSSGRGELGLYIEEARQQRAGLFLRDVDYLIHACFELTDKAGHEDNHIKFAQMFRRRAEKGQCFNQPYLGCREFSAAFEPVEQEEELPVPISESRDLGWMLYDLDHLKAEPRPYFFRAMMEQGTIRVPAWDSSEVMG comes from the coding sequence ATGAACGATGCCAGAAAAAACGCCGTTTGCCTGCGGGTCTGGGGTGACAATGCTTGTTTTACCCGCCCGGAAATGAAGGTGGAGCGAGTCTCTTATGATGTGATGACCCCTTCCGCTGCTCGAGGAATCCTTGAAGCCATTCTCTGGAAGCCCGCCATTCGGTGGCAAGTAACCCGTATTGATGTGCTCAAACCCATTCGCTGGGAATCGGTGCGACGTAATGAAGTGGAGACAGTGGTTTCCACCCGCAATGTTACGACGGCGATGAGTAGTGGCAGAGGGGAGCTTGGCCTCTATATAGAAGAGGCCCGCCAGCAACGAGCGGGGTTATTCTTGCGGGACGTGGATTATTTGATTCACGCTTGTTTTGAGCTAACCGATAAAGCTGGCCATGAGGACAATCACATAAAATTTGCCCAAATGTTCCGTCGCCGTGCAGAAAAAGGTCAATGTTTCAATCAGCCTTACTTGGGCTGCCGGGAATTTTCTGCCGCCTTCGAGCCTGTTGAGCAGGAGGAGGAATTGCCGGTGCCTATCTCTGAAAGCCGCGATTTGGGCTGGATGCTTTACGATTTGGATCATCTAAAAGCTGAGCCTAGGCCGTATTTTTTTCGGGCAATGATGGAACAGGGAACTATCCGGGTGCCCGCCTGGGATAGCTCTGAGGTGATGGGATGA
- the cas1c gene encoding type I-C CRISPR-associated endonuclease Cas1c — MRQLLNTLFVTTPNAYLRLEGETLCVEVEREKRLQVPLHHIGSVVAFGDVMLTPAVLRRCAQDGRGVVLLDRNGEFSARIEGPVSGNILLRQAQHDAAGNALTALGIARACVVGKLRNARQVLLRGAREAKNTEDTQSLQQASRLLANQIRKLPEVVDLDLVRGLEGDGARIYFAAIPLLIRANQRKVFNFERRSRRPPLDRFNALISFLYTLLVNDCRSALEGVGLDPQLGFLHAVRPGRPALALDLMEEFRPIMVDRLALTLINRGQLTEQNFESRVGGAVYLSEQGRKVVLTAYQQRKQEELTHPLLEQTVAIGLLPHVQARLLARTLRGEMEGYLPFLTR; from the coding sequence ATGCGCCAGCTCTTAAATACCTTGTTTGTCACTACCCCCAACGCCTATTTGCGTTTGGAAGGGGAAACACTGTGCGTGGAAGTGGAGCGGGAAAAGCGCCTGCAAGTGCCTCTCCATCATATTGGCAGTGTGGTGGCGTTCGGCGATGTCATGCTAACTCCCGCCGTCCTACGCCGCTGCGCCCAGGATGGACGAGGCGTGGTGTTGTTGGATCGGAATGGAGAGTTCAGTGCCCGGATAGAGGGACCTGTCAGCGGCAATATCCTGCTGCGTCAGGCCCAGCATGATGCCGCCGGTAATGCACTCACTGCATTGGGTATTGCCCGCGCCTGTGTTGTCGGCAAGTTGCGGAACGCCCGCCAAGTCCTGCTGAGGGGGGCTCGAGAAGCCAAAAATACTGAGGATACCCAGAGCCTGCAGCAGGCATCCCGGCTGTTAGCCAATCAGATCCGCAAGTTGCCGGAAGTAGTGGATCTAGATCTTGTACGCGGTTTGGAAGGGGATGGCGCCCGAATTTATTTCGCGGCTATTCCTTTACTGATTCGCGCTAATCAGCGTAAGGTGTTCAATTTTGAGCGCCGCAGTCGGCGGCCACCGTTAGACCGCTTCAATGCTTTGATTTCCTTTCTATATACACTTTTGGTAAATGATTGCCGTTCTGCCTTGGAAGGTGTAGGTCTAGATCCTCAACTGGGTTTTCTTCATGCAGTGCGCCCTGGCCGCCCTGCTTTGGCCTTGGATTTGATGGAAGAATTTCGCCCTATTATGGTGGACCGATTGGCGCTTACCCTTATTAATCGGGGCCAGTTGACAGAACAGAATTTCGAATCACGGGTTGGGGGAGCCGTTTATCTCAGTGAACAAGGCCGTAAGGTTGTACTTACCGCTTATCAGCAACGTAAGCAGGAAGAATTAACCCACCCCTTGTTAGAACAAACCGTAGCAATTGGTTTACTGCCCCATGTTCAGGCGCGCTTATTGGCACGCACATTAAGGGGGGAAATGGAGGGCTACCTACCTTTTCTAACCCGTTAA
- a CDS encoding rhomboid family intramembrane serine protease: MIPVSDNYPVQRAPLINWILITTCVLVFFWQLSLPQEGFQASVFLFGVIPRALVDAPLGHPQLLIPPVLSLFTSMFLHGSFMHLLGNMLYLHVFGNNVEDSMGHGRFIVFYLLCGVAAALAQILIAPSSTIPMVGASGAISGILGAYLLLHPFAQIKMLVPYFILFFVWVPAWLMLGIWFLFQLLQSVVTPSDQAGIAFAAHAGGFVAGMVLLPLFKRSDVKLFHQR; encoded by the coding sequence ATGATTCCAGTCAGTGATAACTATCCCGTCCAGCGTGCCCCCCTGATTAACTGGATTCTTATTACGACCTGCGTGCTGGTTTTCTTCTGGCAGTTAAGCCTACCCCAAGAGGGCTTTCAGGCCTCAGTTTTCCTATTTGGGGTCATCCCTCGGGCTTTGGTTGATGCCCCTCTAGGCCACCCTCAATTGCTGATTCCTCCTGTACTCAGCCTGTTTACTTCCATGTTTTTACACGGCAGCTTCATGCACCTGCTAGGTAATATGCTCTACCTTCATGTATTTGGTAACAACGTAGAAGACTCCATGGGGCACGGCCGCTTTATCGTCTTTTACTTGCTCTGCGGCGTAGCCGCGGCGCTAGCCCAGATCTTAATAGCCCCTTCTTCCACTATCCCCATGGTAGGAGCCAGCGGCGCCATCTCAGGCATCCTCGGTGCTTATTTGCTCTTGCATCCCTTTGCTCAGATTAAAATGTTGGTACCCTATTTCATCCTCTTCTTCGTTTGGGTACCCGCCTGGCTGATGCTAGGCATCTGGTTCCTATTCCAGCTACTGCAATCCGTAGTGACTCCCAGTGATCAAGCCGGGATAGCTTTTGCCGCCCATGCTGGCGGGTTTGTGGCCGGTATGGTTCTGCTGCCTTTATTCAAACGCTCCGATGTGAAGCTATTCCATCAACGTTAG
- a CDS encoding IS982 family transposase — protein sequence MIDLERVFCEVDDFCQAFEPQWHQQLLHSGERKRRKTSSLSLSEVMTIIIAFHRSNYRTFKHYYTGYVAKYWRGAFPMLVSYPRFVELMSSALIPLCSYLHTRKGQVSGIGFIDSTPIIVCHRQRAPTHQLFRKKSHWGKNSMGWFYGFKLHLIINDEGELLAFKLTPANVDDRQPVPEMTRGMFGKLFGDKGYISQPLFDLLFERDLQLITKLKKNMKNKLLPLFDKILTRKRALIETVNDQLKNISQIEHTRHRSIANFMVNLVAALIAYTYQDKKPSLHLRFHPDQSLPIGI from the coding sequence ATGATAGATTTAGAGCGGGTTTTTTGTGAGGTCGATGATTTCTGCCAAGCGTTTGAACCCCAGTGGCATCAGCAGCTTCTACACTCAGGCGAGAGAAAGCGGCGAAAAACCTCAAGCCTGTCACTGAGTGAGGTGATGACGATTATCATTGCTTTCCATCGCTCGAACTATCGCACCTTTAAGCACTATTACACCGGCTATGTGGCGAAATACTGGCGGGGAGCCTTTCCTATGCTGGTCAGTTATCCCCGCTTTGTGGAACTGATGAGCTCGGCGTTGATTCCCTTGTGCAGTTATCTGCACACCCGTAAAGGCCAGGTCAGCGGTATTGGTTTTATTGATTCTACGCCCATTATCGTCTGCCATCGCCAACGGGCTCCTACCCATCAACTCTTTAGAAAAAAGTCCCACTGGGGCAAGAATTCCATGGGATGGTTTTATGGATTTAAGCTGCATTTGATCATCAACGATGAAGGGGAACTGCTCGCCTTCAAGCTGACCCCGGCCAATGTCGATGACCGCCAACCCGTTCCCGAGATGACCCGAGGGATGTTTGGAAAGCTCTTCGGGGATAAGGGGTATATTTCTCAGCCCCTCTTCGACCTCTTGTTTGAGCGGGACTTACAACTTATCACCAAGCTCAAGAAAAACATGAAAAACAAACTTCTTCCCTTGTTTGATAAGATCCTCACCCGAAAACGGGCCCTCATTGAAACGGTCAACGATCAGCTCAAAAATATCTCCCAAATTGAGCACACCCGCCATCGCAGCATCGCTAATTTTATGGTCAATCTAGTGGCCGCCCTGATTGCCTACACCTATCAGGACAAAAAACCCTCTCTTCACCTTCGCTTTCACCCCGATCAATCCTTACCCATCGGGATCTAG
- a CDS encoding alpha/beta hydrolase family protein, with protein sequence MPAVEVERVNFSGHQGDELAARLDRPHETPLGYALFAHCFTCSKDFFAVTRISNTLAERGIAVLRFDFTGLGSSGGDFANTNFSSNIADLVQAASFMGEHYQAPQLLIGHSLGGAAVLAAAGEIPKTLAVATISAPSDPAHVSQLFAKSISELEDQSEIEVQLAGRSFQIQKQFLDDIGEHNLLQKVKSLRKALMIFHGPKDTIVGIEHARHIFEAAKHPKSFVSLDDADHLLSRRKDAIFVANVLAAWAERYLT encoded by the coding sequence ATGCCTGCTGTGGAAGTCGAACGCGTGAATTTTTCCGGTCACCAGGGTGATGAATTGGCGGCTCGGTTGGATCGGCCCCATGAGACGCCTTTAGGCTATGCATTGTTTGCCCATTGTTTTACCTGCTCTAAGGACTTCTTTGCAGTGACCCGGATTAGCAACACTTTGGCGGAGCGGGGGATAGCCGTTTTAAGATTTGACTTCACGGGCTTGGGCAGTAGCGGGGGGGATTTTGCCAATACTAACTTTTCTTCCAATATTGCGGATCTGGTGCAAGCGGCTTCTTTCATGGGAGAGCACTACCAAGCCCCTCAGTTACTTATTGGACATAGCTTAGGTGGAGCGGCGGTATTGGCTGCTGCAGGCGAAATTCCTAAAACCCTGGCCGTGGCCACGATCAGCGCTCCTAGCGATCCAGCCCATGTTAGCCAACTATTTGCCAAATCGATATCTGAACTCGAAGACCAGAGTGAAATTGAAGTTCAACTAGCGGGGCGTTCTTTCCAAATTCAAAAACAGTTTTTGGACGATATTGGCGAGCATAATCTACTTCAGAAAGTAAAGTCGCTTCGGAAAGCGTTGATGATCTTCCATGGGCCCAAAGATACGATAGTTGGCATTGAGCATGCCCGGCATATTTTCGAGGCTGCGAAACATCCCAAGAGCTTTGTGTCGTTGGATGACGCCGATCATTTACTGTCTCGAAGAAAAGATGCCATTTTTGTCGCTAATGTATTGGCGGCTTGGGCAGAGCGGTATTTGACTTAA
- the cas7c gene encoding type I-C CRISPR-associated protein Cas7/Csd2: protein MSNPIQNRYEFVLLFDVQDGNPNGDPDAGNLPRVDPETGNGLVTDVCLKRKIRNYVAFAKGYERPFDIYVKEKAVLGRSHLEAFKHLDIQLGEESKLAVKKELEEKIREVELPGGLSLVENQDELLDLVVAAGIDKKEIKDWLKNAELDSAVKTFINSAVKNSKSRKPTGEEVQQGREKMCEWFFDIRTFGAVMSLKSAPNCGQVRGPVQMSFARSVSPVVPLEHSITRMAVATEAEAEKQGGDNRTMGRKFTIPYALYRGHGYISAHLARQTGFSEEDLALLWEALTNMFEHDHSAARGQMSVRGLYVFKHDNALGHAPAHMLFDGITVQPREGVNVPREFSDYQVTVNDTGLPQGVTLMRQVG from the coding sequence ATGAGTAATCCTATCCAGAATCGCTATGAATTTGTTTTGCTATTCGATGTACAGGACGGCAATCCCAATGGCGACCCGGATGCAGGCAATTTGCCCCGTGTGGATCCGGAAACTGGTAATGGTTTGGTGACGGATGTGTGCCTGAAGCGGAAAATTAGAAATTATGTGGCCTTTGCAAAGGGTTATGAACGCCCCTTTGATATTTATGTGAAAGAAAAGGCAGTCCTTGGTCGATCCCACTTGGAGGCTTTCAAACACTTGGATATTCAACTGGGAGAAGAGAGCAAGCTTGCTGTAAAAAAAGAATTAGAGGAAAAAATTAGAGAAGTAGAGCTTCCTGGTGGCCTTTCTTTAGTGGAAAATCAGGATGAGCTATTGGATTTGGTAGTTGCCGCTGGTATCGATAAGAAAGAAATAAAAGATTGGCTGAAAAATGCAGAATTAGATAGCGCAGTGAAAACTTTCATAAATTCTGCGGTTAAAAATTCGAAGTCACGCAAGCCCACTGGAGAGGAAGTTCAGCAGGGACGGGAGAAAATGTGCGAGTGGTTTTTTGATATTCGCACTTTCGGAGCCGTTATGAGTCTGAAGTCAGCTCCGAACTGCGGTCAGGTCCGTGGCCCGGTGCAAATGAGCTTTGCCCGTAGTGTTAGCCCTGTAGTGCCGTTGGAGCACAGCATCACCCGCATGGCGGTAGCTACTGAAGCCGAAGCGGAGAAGCAGGGTGGGGATAACCGCACTATGGGGCGCAAGTTCACCATTCCCTATGCCCTCTATCGAGGGCATGGTTATATCTCTGCCCATCTGGCCAGGCAAACGGGGTTTTCCGAAGAGGATCTGGCGCTTCTATGGGAGGCGCTGACCAATATGTTCGAGCATGATCATTCTGCCGCTCGTGGGCAAATGTCGGTGCGGGGATTGTATGTCTTTAAACATGATAACGCCCTTGGCCATGCGCCTGCGCATATGCTATTCGATGGCATCACAGTACAGCCTAGGGAAGGCGTGAATGTGCCGAGGGAATTCTCTGATTATCAAGTGACAGTGAACGATACTGGGCTTCCCCAGGGGGTAACTCTCATGCGTCAAGTGGGCTGA
- the cas4 gene encoding CRISPR-associated protein Cas4, which translates to MDQSGDDLDDAVPISALQHYSYCPRQCALIHMEQTFDENLYTLRGRAVHEQVDMSESRLEEGMRIERALPLYSRCVGLVGKADVVEFAVDGTPYPVEYKHGPRRSSEHDDIQLAAQALCLEEMTGREVSVGAIYHHSSRRRREVAITPALRDRVKSMVPKIRDMLRTGQLPPPVADERCRHCSLKDSCQPHTVAAKQRLHRLHRALFTPEDECASS; encoded by the coding sequence ATGGACCAGTCTGGCGATGATCTGGATGATGCGGTTCCCATCTCTGCCTTACAACACTACAGTTATTGTCCGCGGCAATGCGCCCTGATTCATATGGAGCAGACCTTTGACGAGAACCTCTATACGCTCCGAGGTCGGGCTGTGCATGAACAGGTGGATATGTCGGAAAGTCGGTTGGAAGAGGGCATGCGCATTGAACGTGCTCTGCCTCTTTATTCCCGGTGCGTGGGGTTGGTGGGGAAGGCGGATGTGGTGGAATTTGCTGTCGATGGTACACCTTATCCGGTGGAATATAAGCACGGCCCGCGTCGGTCGAGTGAACATGACGATATCCAATTGGCGGCCCAGGCTCTGTGCCTGGAGGAAATGACCGGCCGGGAAGTGTCTGTCGGGGCTATCTATCACCATAGCTCCCGTCGGCGGCGTGAAGTCGCAATTACCCCCGCCCTGCGCGATAGGGTGAAATCGATGGTGCCAAAAATCCGGGATATGCTGCGGACTGGTCAATTACCTCCTCCGGTTGCCGACGAGCGCTGTCGGCATTGCTCTCTCAAGGATTCCTGTCAGCCCCACACGGTAGCGGCAAAACAACGTTTGCATCGGTTGCATAGGGCTTTGTTCACACCGGAGGATGAATGCGCCAGCTCTTAA
- the cas2 gene encoding CRISPR-associated endonuclease Cas2, whose protein sequence is MLILVTYDVSTETPAGRRRLRQVAKACLNYGQRVQKSVFECKVDQAGLEALQRYLLKIICEEEDSLRIYRLTEPLERNVQEFGKFRAVDFEAPLIV, encoded by the coding sequence GTGTTAATTCTCGTGACTTATGACGTTTCCACAGAAACCCCTGCCGGCCGTCGGCGATTACGGCAAGTGGCCAAAGCCTGCTTGAATTATGGGCAAAGGGTACAAAAATCGGTATTTGAATGTAAGGTTGATCAGGCTGGTTTAGAGGCGCTACAGCGTTATTTGTTGAAAATTATTTGCGAAGAGGAAGATAGCCTTCGCATTTATCGTTTAACTGAACCACTGGAACGCAATGTCCAAGAGTTCGGTAAATTTCGTGCAGTAGATTTTGAGGCTCCGCTGATCGTATAA
- the cas8c gene encoding type I-C CRISPR-associated protein Cas8c/Csd1, whose product MILQALSEYYQRKTREGSNELPPIGFEKKEIPFLIVLDEEGYFVDLEDTRTGKGKKKTGRIFIVPQGEKRTSGILPNLLWDTLDYVLGTVSAVKAERLEANKREKEQQRAKEKRAAFIQRIKDTFPEVGADKGIKAVLAFLEKGDFQSLYNHSLWDEINRSTGNLSFRLQNSTELICQRNAVRRAIAEWVTERKKQRQRCLVSGEVDTIARVHPPIRGVRGAQPSGADIVSFNRDAFTSYGKHQGINAPVGERVTFAYTTALNHLLRKGSRQRIQVGDASTVFWAAKDHPSEEQFVAWLDPDPDDPDRGTEAIRALYAAPKSGAKPIDEDDTPFYVLGLAPNAARIAVRFWYPGTVGEVARHIRQHFDDTHIIHAPQEPEFLPLFRLLKASALQGKVENVPPNLAGDFMKAILVGMPYPRTLLAAALRRVRAEHHITYPRVALIKAVLTRNARLFNHPQQEVNVALDLKNLNIGYRLGRLFAVLERVQNLALPNVEATIRDRFYSAASSTPRTAFPHLLKLKNYHLDKLEEGQIIWLEKLMGEIMDGIEYFPAHLSLDDQGRFTVGYYHQRQAFFNKKNLDN is encoded by the coding sequence ATGATCTTGCAGGCGCTCAGCGAATATTACCAGCGCAAAACCCGTGAGGGTAGTAATGAACTGCCTCCGATAGGGTTCGAGAAGAAGGAGATTCCCTTCCTAATTGTATTGGATGAAGAGGGATATTTCGTAGATTTAGAAGATACCCGAACGGGGAAGGGAAAAAAGAAAACTGGGCGGATATTTATTGTTCCTCAGGGGGAGAAGAGAACTTCAGGGATTCTGCCTAATTTATTATGGGATACTCTCGATTATGTGTTAGGCACGGTTAGTGCTGTAAAAGCTGAAAGACTTGAGGCTAACAAGCGGGAAAAGGAGCAACAACGGGCAAAGGAAAAACGGGCGGCATTTATCCAACGTATTAAAGATACCTTTCCCGAGGTGGGTGCCGATAAGGGGATAAAGGCTGTATTGGCCTTTCTGGAAAAGGGCGATTTTCAATCTTTATATAATCACTCTCTTTGGGATGAAATTAATAGGAGCACGGGTAACCTCTCCTTTCGCCTGCAAAATAGTACAGAACTTATCTGCCAACGAAATGCTGTGCGGCGGGCTATCGCCGAGTGGGTGACAGAGCGCAAGAAACAACGCCAGCGTTGTCTGGTTAGCGGTGAGGTGGACACCATCGCTCGAGTTCACCCTCCCATCAGAGGCGTTCGGGGGGCACAACCTTCGGGTGCGGATATCGTTTCTTTCAATCGGGATGCTTTCACGTCCTACGGTAAGCACCAAGGAATTAATGCACCGGTGGGCGAACGGGTTACCTTTGCCTACACTACCGCTTTGAATCATCTACTGCGCAAAGGATCGCGCCAGCGAATTCAGGTAGGGGATGCTTCCACTGTCTTTTGGGCGGCAAAGGATCATCCTTCAGAGGAGCAATTTGTAGCTTGGCTGGATCCCGACCCAGATGATCCAGATCGGGGCACAGAGGCTATTCGTGCTCTTTATGCCGCCCCTAAAAGCGGGGCCAAGCCGATTGATGAAGATGATACCCCTTTTTATGTGCTGGGCCTAGCCCCCAACGCCGCACGTATCGCCGTCCGCTTCTGGTATCCGGGCACCGTGGGCGAAGTAGCCCGGCATATACGCCAGCATTTCGATGATACCCATATCATCCATGCACCCCAGGAGCCGGAATTTCTGCCGTTATTCCGCTTGCTGAAGGCAAGCGCTTTACAGGGCAAAGTTGAAAATGTTCCTCCTAATTTGGCTGGCGATTTCATGAAGGCGATTCTGGTGGGTATGCCTTATCCGCGAACCTTGCTAGCGGCTGCTCTTCGCCGGGTTAGGGCGGAGCACCATATTACTTATCCTCGAGTTGCTTTGATTAAGGCAGTGTTAACCCGTAATGCCCGGTTATTTAATCATCCCCAACAGGAGGTCAATGTGGCTTTGGATTTGAAAAATTTGAACATCGGTTATCGGCTAGGACGATTGTTCGCCGTGCTAGAACGAGTCCAGAATCTCGCTCTCCCCAACGTTGAAGCCACTATCCGGGATCGTTTTTACAGTGCCGCTTCCTCAACGCCTAGGACGGCTTTTCCTCATCTGTTAAAGCTTAAGAACTACCACCTCGATAAGTTGGAAGAGGGACAAATCATTTGGTTGGAAAAATTGATGGGTGAAATCATGGACGGCATTGAATATTTTCCTGCCCATTTGAGTTTGGACGATCAAGGCCGCTTTACTGTGGGCTATTATCACCAACGCCAAGCATTTTTCAATAAAAAGAATTTAGATAACTAA
- a CDS encoding DUF3047 domain-containing protein, with protein MFAELLFRNKERLLRTAFAALWGLTAGITPVQAEDVQLGFQDAAAWKQWKKITFPRTAETQYIFKEEIQAVCALAEDSASGMAIEFPGTLEEYPLLSWEWKIDRVLEKGDTRKKEGDDYAARIYINFERDVRLSWWERTKAAVFETFYGQDIPGQTLNFIWANQLEIGKIVSSPYTEHAQMVALQRGNNRAGEWVRQEVNILQGYQQAFKADPPPVHSVAIMTDSDDTGETVRACFRNLVVKSNTALPKPPIH; from the coding sequence ATGTTCGCTGAATTATTGTTTAGGAATAAAGAGCGTTTGTTAAGGACGGCTTTTGCCGCTTTATGGGGACTAACAGCAGGAATCACTCCTGTACAGGCTGAAGATGTCCAGCTTGGATTTCAGGATGCTGCCGCATGGAAACAATGGAAAAAAATAACTTTCCCCCGAACAGCAGAAACCCAGTATATCTTCAAGGAAGAAATCCAGGCTGTTTGTGCTTTGGCTGAGGACTCAGCTTCGGGGATGGCTATTGAGTTCCCCGGCACGCTGGAAGAATACCCACTGTTAAGCTGGGAATGGAAAATCGACCGCGTGCTTGAAAAAGGGGATACTCGGAAGAAGGAAGGAGACGATTACGCGGCCCGGATATACATTAATTTTGAACGGGATGTCCGGCTAAGTTGGTGGGAACGAACCAAAGCAGCGGTGTTTGAAACCTTCTATGGCCAGGATATCCCAGGACAAACATTAAATTTCATTTGGGCGAATCAACTTGAGATCGGAAAAATTGTTTCCAGCCCTTACACAGAACATGCCCAAATGGTAGCACTTCAAAGGGGAAATAACCGGGCCGGAGAATGGGTTCGGCAGGAAGTCAATATTCTGCAGGGGTACCAGCAAGCCTTCAAAGCCGATCCCCCACCGGTCCATTCAGTGGCCATAATGACCGACAGTGATGATACCGGTGAAACGGTTAGGGCCTGTTTCCGTAATCTCGTGGTTAAGTCAAATACCGCTCTGCCCAAGCCGCCAATACATTAG
- a CDS encoding CRISPR-associated helicase/endonuclease Cas3, producing MAKNYQASFMLCTATQPAFESRQGFDSSFEGLEGVREIMDGPQALHEALRRVEVTVPDDLHDSTAWEELAEELQGYDSVLCIVDRRDDCRTLYYLMPKGTFHLSGLMCGQHRSEVIAEIKQRLKAGEPVRVVSTQLVEAGVDVDFPVVYRALAGLDSIAQAAGRCNREGLLEGKGKVVVFIPPKQAPIGHLRQAQDCGRQILQQRPTDPLAPEHFVTYFQQLYWKKGTEGLDREGILKDLKHDGQLRFLFSSAAVKFRLIDETQQAPVIVRYGKGVDLIEQLRHLGPKRGLLRKLQRYVVNLPRYRHQQLLNQCDIQEIHPGLFFQAHDGLYHQDLGLLGDDPAYYDPDQLIV from the coding sequence TTGGCTAAAAATTACCAAGCCAGCTTTATGCTTTGTACCGCCACCCAACCAGCCTTTGAGTCGCGCCAGGGATTCGATAGTTCCTTTGAAGGTTTGGAAGGGGTGCGGGAGATCATGGATGGCCCCCAGGCGCTGCATGAAGCCCTGCGCCGGGTCGAGGTGACGGTTCCCGATGATCTGCATGACAGCACTGCCTGGGAGGAATTGGCTGAAGAGCTGCAAGGTTATGATTCCGTACTGTGCATTGTGGATCGCCGGGATGACTGCCGCACATTATACTATTTAATGCCCAAAGGCACCTTCCATTTGTCTGGTCTGATGTGCGGACAACATCGATCTGAAGTGATCGCTGAGATCAAGCAGCGACTGAAGGCGGGAGAACCCGTCAGGGTAGTTAGTACCCAGTTAGTGGAGGCGGGAGTCGATGTGGATTTCCCAGTAGTTTACCGTGCTCTGGCAGGACTGGATTCCATCGCTCAGGCGGCCGGACGCTGTAATCGAGAAGGTTTATTGGAGGGCAAGGGCAAGGTAGTGGTGTTTATTCCACCGAAGCAAGCTCCCATTGGGCATCTGCGCCAAGCTCAGGACTGTGGACGGCAGATATTACAACAGCGCCCTACTGATCCCCTAGCGCCTGAGCATTTTGTCACTTATTTCCAGCAGTTGTATTGGAAAAAAGGGACAGAGGGTTTGGATCGCGAGGGTATTCTTAAGGATCTTAAACACGACGGGCAATTGCGCTTTCTTTTCAGCAGCGCCGCCGTCAAGTTCCGGCTAATCGATGAGACTCAACAAGCTCCAGTGATCGTACGTTATGGGAAGGGAGTAGATTTGATTGAACAGCTACGTCACCTTGGGCCGAAGCGTGGGCTACTGCGCAAGCTCCAGCGCTATGTGGTCAACCTGCCTCGCTACCGACACCAACAATTGCTGAATCAGTGCGATATTCAGGAAATCCATCCAGGATTGTTCTTTCAGGCTCATGATGGCTTGTACCACCAAGATCTAGGACTGCTCGGGGATGATCCTGCCTATTACGATCCTGATCAGTTAATTGTTTGA